A region from the Ctenopharyngodon idella isolate HZGC_01 chromosome 13, HZGC01, whole genome shotgun sequence genome encodes:
- the kcnf1b gene encoding potassium voltage-gated channel subfamily F member 1, giving the protein MWTLPRTRFAHCNRSSSSDEKEIAVNIGGVRLVLCGDILNRYPDSRLAELVNCSTRSFDVISSLCDDYDPGKREFYFDRDPDSFKCIVEVYYFGEIHMKRGICPICFIKEMEFWKIDLSYLDECCKSNLTEKEEELAEIADKVKLILDDLDSDPDVSRNERWQKFVWKLMEKPESSLPARVIAVVSFLFILVSSVVMCLGTIPDLQVEDSEGNRVEHPTLDAIETACIGWFTVEYVLRLASSPNKVRFALSFMNMIDFLAILPFYVVLVLTYLGTAMMELVNVQQAVQALRIMRIARIFKLARHSSGLQTLTYALKRSFKELGLLLMYMGVGIFVFSALGYTMEQSHPETLFRSIPQSFWWAIITMTTVGYGDIYPKTTLGRCNAAISFLCGVIAIALPIHPIINNFVIYYNKQKVLETAAKHELELMELRALELAVRSASRRSDAPGTKWEGALRASRSDTFIPLLSGAHRTEREPVKKKSLT; this is encoded by the coding sequence ATGTGGACGCTACCGAGGACTCGGTTCGCACACTGTAACCGCTCGTCGAGCAGCGATGAGAAAGAAATCGCCGTGAACATCGGCGGCGTGCGGCTGGTGCTGTGCGGGGACATTCTGAACCGCTATCCGGACAGCAGGCTCGCCGAACTTGTGAACTGCTCAACTCGgagttttgatgtcatttcaTCACTCTGCGATGATTATGACCCTGGGAAACGAGAATTCTACTTCGACAGAGACCCTGACTCGTTTAAATGCATCGTAGAAGTGTACTATTTTGGGGAGATCCATATGAAGCGCGGAATCTGCcccatttgttttattaaagaaatgGAGTTTTGGAAGATTGACTTAAGCTACTTGGACGAATGCTGCAAGAGTAACTTGACCGAGAAGGAGGAAGAGTTGGCGGAGATTGCAGACAAGGTGAAACTGATCCTGGATGATTTGGACTCTGATCCTGACGTGAGCCGCAATGAGAGGTGGCAGAAGTTCGTCTGGAAGCTCATGGAGAAACCAGAGTCCTCGCTCCCAGCACGCGTAATTGCCGTCGTGTCCTTCCTGTTCATTCTAGTGTCATCTGTGGTGATGTGTCTTGGGACCATACCGGACCTCCAGGTGGAGGATTCCGAAGGTAACCGCGTTGAGCACCCGACCCTGGATGCTATCGAGACGGCATGCATCGGATGGTTCACGGTAGAGTACGTACTGCGCCTCGCATCTTCCCCTAACAAGGTGCGCTTCGCGCTCTCCTTCATGAATATGATAGACTTCCTGGCCATTCTGCCGTTCTACGTGGTGCTGGTTCTCACGTACCTCGGCACGGCCATGATGGAGCTGGTCAACGTGCAGCAGGCGGTGCAGGCGCTCCGCATCATGCGCATTGCGCGTATCTTCAAGTTGGCGCGCCATTCTTCTGGCCTACAGACGCTCACGTACGCGCTCAAACGCAGCTTCAAGGAGCTGGGTCTGCTCCTCATGTACATGGGAGTGGGCATCTTCGTGTTTTCCGCACTCGGGTACACCATGGAGCAAAGCCACCCGGAGACGTTGTTCAGAAGCATCCCGCAGTCCTTCTGGTGGGCCATCATCACCATGACCACCGTCGGCTACGGGGACATCTACCCAAAGACCACTCTGGGCCGGTGCAACGCGGCTATCAGTTTTCTGTGCGGGGTTATCGCCATAGCGCTGCCCATACACCCCATCATTAATAACTTTGTCATCTATTACAACAAACAGAAGGTGCTCGAGACCGCCGCTAAGCACGAGCTGGAACTCATGGAGCTGCGCGCGCTCGAACTCGCGGTCAGAAGCGCCTCGCGCAGGTCTGACGCGCCCGGGACCAAGTGGGAAGGTGCCTTGCGCGCATCGCGTAGCGATACATTCATCCCGCTCCTTTCTGGAGCGCACAGAACTGAGAGAGAGCCCGTAAAGAAGAAAAGCCTGacttag